A region of Fibrobacter succinogenes subsp. succinogenes S85 DNA encodes the following proteins:
- a CDS encoding ABC transporter ATP-binding protein: MQSDKPIVFSAKRISKDFGAGKSLKTAVKDVSFDIYDEEFISIVGGSGCGKSVLAKIMLGLYQPTRGQFLYRDKPIKNLKDHWNEVQSVFQDPFGCFNQFFTIRSQLEDALNILKDKPSKEEVRRRVDEGLKAVNVAPADIEGKYPFELSGGQMQRMLLARIFALRPKVLIADEATSMVDACVRANILDYLRKLKDELKMTVVFVTHDIGLANYVSDRIFIMHDGKIVNQGTPAEVLDNTNEPHTLRLLDDIPEVHKTEWIKNSHRSKK; encoded by the coding sequence ATGCAAAGTGATAAGCCCATTGTTTTTTCTGCCAAGCGCATCAGCAAGGATTTCGGTGCCGGCAAGAGCTTGAAGACTGCTGTTAAGGATGTTTCCTTTGACATCTATGACGAAGAATTCATCTCCATCGTGGGTGGTTCTGGTTGCGGTAAGTCCGTGCTTGCTAAGATCATGCTCGGCCTTTACCAGCCGACTCGCGGTCAGTTCCTCTATCGCGACAAGCCGATCAAGAACCTGAAGGACCACTGGAACGAAGTCCAGTCCGTTTTCCAGGACCCGTTTGGCTGCTTTAACCAGTTCTTCACAATCCGTAGCCAGCTCGAAGACGCTCTCAACATCCTCAAGGACAAGCCGTCCAAGGAAGAAGTACGTCGCCGCGTTGACGAAGGTCTCAAGGCCGTTAACGTCGCTCCGGCAGATATCGAAGGTAAGTATCCGTTCGAACTCTCTGGTGGTCAGATGCAGCGTATGCTTCTCGCCCGTATCTTCGCGCTCCGTCCGAAGGTCCTCATTGCTGACGAAGCAACCTCCATGGTGGACGCCTGCGTTCGTGCAAACATCCTCGATTACCTCCGCAAGTTGAAAGACGAGCTGAAGATGACCGTGGTGTTCGTGACCCACGATATCGGTCTTGCAAACTACGTTTCTGACCGTATCTTCATCATGCACGACGGTAAGATCGTGAACCAGGGTACTCCTGCTGAAGTGCTCGACAACACGAACGAACCGCATACGCTCCGCTTGCTTGATGACATTCCGGAAGTCCACAAGACTGAATGGATCAAGAACAGCCATCGTTCTAAGAAGTAA
- a CDS encoding T9SS type A sorting domain-containing protein encodes MNKKLTIASAILAASAAFAFDTWLGDAPQVETGIGNDTNTYGYWFSYGDDGDGGESKVVWPVELGNEYSATAMDPVVEHCGGICGTAALAKGSLTYNPFVGIGFNVVGEGASGDPVPGDASAWGGLCITYTSAAAPTLELGLGDVDATIGYANPAASLAKAASAAATKSIPWSGFTQPSWYKGATKMSGTDAAAQLVAVKFKIQAAAGNYDFNICAIGPYAGGTCPTSCNASIKAVRGASSAKAILTGRTLSFSGVKSAANAEIMNLQGQVVAKGDASSAMNLASLDAGVYMVRVAGKSVNFTNKIVLK; translated from the coding sequence ATGAATAAGAAACTCACAATTGCTTCGGCAATTCTCGCTGCCTCTGCTGCTTTTGCATTTGACACCTGGCTGGGCGATGCTCCGCAGGTTGAAACTGGCATTGGTAACGACACGAACACCTACGGTTACTGGTTCAGCTACGGCGACGACGGTGACGGTGGTGAATCCAAGGTTGTTTGGCCGGTCGAACTCGGTAACGAATACTCTGCTACCGCTATGGACCCGGTTGTTGAACACTGCGGCGGTATCTGCGGTACTGCAGCTCTCGCTAAGGGTTCCTTGACTTATAACCCGTTCGTCGGTATCGGCTTCAACGTCGTCGGCGAAGGCGCTTCTGGTGATCCGGTGCCGGGTGACGCTTCTGCTTGGGGTGGCCTCTGCATTACTTATACTTCCGCTGCTGCTCCGACTCTTGAACTCGGTCTCGGCGACGTTGACGCAACCATCGGTTACGCAAACCCGGCTGCTTCCCTCGCTAAGGCTGCTTCTGCTGCTGCAACGAAGTCTATTCCGTGGTCTGGCTTTACTCAGCCGTCTTGGTACAAGGGTGCCACAAAGATGAGCGGTACTGACGCTGCTGCACAGCTCGTTGCTGTTAAGTTCAAGATCCAGGCTGCTGCTGGTAACTATGACTTCAACATCTGCGCTATCGGTCCGTACGCTGGTGGCACCTGCCCGACTTCTTGTAATGCTTCCATCAAGGCTGTTCGCGGTGCTTCCTCTGCTAAGGCTATCCTCACTGGCCGTACCCTCAGCTTCTCTGGTGTGAAGTCTGCTGCTAACGCAGAAATCATGAACCTCCAGGGTCAGGTTGTCGCCAAGGGTGACGCTTCCTCTG
- the uvrC gene encoding excinuclease ABC subunit UvrC — protein sequence MIPVSEHIERRLAELPLLPGVYIMKNAQGKIIYIGKAKVLKNRVSSYFDGSDHAGHRAATLMLPYIRDIEWIITESETEALILEANLIRKHTPKYNVLLKDDKHFPYLAFSVNEPFPRLFLSRSVKKDGCLYYGPYMSSRMIRQLQDIAARLFQIRECKLKLPLNRPVRPCLNYHIGRCGAPCAGLVTREEYQKKVAQTQMLLGGKRDDLIDLWEREMLEASERMDFETAAKKRDAIQALKATSAHQKTDVSDASLCVDVLSLKRNGTMAAAVIFEYRNGVLCGRRHYRLECKLEDDETEIFRQMVVQWYMDVEFIPGEIATDVPLPTDMSERLSIEQALASKTTHKVVLTNPQRGEKLGFLKLASANADMILVEMRAEVQKYSEIDSSVFELQKVLGLKKTPFRIECVDISHLSGTNTVASLVAFKNGRPDKSNYRKFIIKTVTGVDDFASMREVMTRRIRRLEEEGIPMPDLWVCDGGKGQVDATMQILKELGHDKDLPLIGLAKRLEEIVFPDDRKSIVLHRTSPALKLLQNARDEAHRFAITYQRSKRKKDLEVEWLKMPGVGHETRIKILSKYKSAEAFMDAPLEDIIDLLGKVRGAKLREQVAEYCAAGDPAEEERA from the coding sequence ATGATTCCAGTAAGTGAACACATTGAGCGACGACTGGCGGAACTCCCTCTGCTACCTGGGGTGTACATCATGAAGAATGCCCAGGGGAAGATTATATATATAGGGAAGGCGAAGGTCCTGAAGAACCGCGTGTCGAGCTACTTTGACGGCAGCGACCATGCCGGCCACCGTGCGGCGACGCTCATGCTCCCGTATATCCGCGACATCGAGTGGATTATCACGGAGAGCGAAACCGAAGCGCTTATTTTGGAAGCAAACCTCATCCGAAAGCATACGCCTAAGTACAACGTATTGCTCAAGGACGATAAGCATTTTCCGTATTTGGCGTTCTCTGTGAACGAGCCGTTCCCGAGGCTGTTTCTGAGCCGTTCGGTCAAGAAGGATGGCTGCCTGTATTACGGGCCTTATATGAGCTCGCGCATGATCCGCCAGCTGCAAGATATCGCGGCGAGACTGTTCCAGATTCGCGAATGCAAACTGAAGTTGCCACTCAATCGTCCGGTACGTCCTTGCCTCAATTACCATATCGGGCGCTGTGGCGCTCCGTGTGCGGGGCTCGTGACGCGTGAAGAGTACCAGAAAAAGGTTGCGCAGACGCAGATGCTCTTGGGTGGCAAGCGTGATGACCTGATTGATCTTTGGGAACGCGAAATGCTCGAGGCGAGCGAACGCATGGATTTTGAGACGGCGGCGAAAAAGCGCGATGCGATTCAGGCGCTCAAGGCGACGAGTGCGCACCAGAAAACGGATGTGTCCGATGCGAGCCTCTGCGTGGACGTGCTTTCGCTCAAGCGTAACGGCACGATGGCTGCCGCCGTGATTTTTGAGTACCGCAACGGCGTGCTTTGTGGGCGCCGCCACTACCGCCTGGAATGCAAGCTTGAAGATGACGAAACGGAAATTTTCCGCCAGATGGTGGTGCAATGGTACATGGACGTGGAATTTATTCCGGGCGAAATTGCAACGGATGTGCCGCTCCCGACGGACATGTCGGAACGGCTGTCTATTGAACAGGCGCTCGCTTCCAAGACGACGCACAAGGTCGTGCTCACGAATCCGCAGCGCGGCGAAAAGCTCGGGTTCTTGAAACTCGCCTCGGCGAATGCCGACATGATTCTCGTGGAAATGCGCGCCGAAGTGCAGAAGTACAGCGAAATCGACAGCAGCGTTTTTGAACTGCAGAAAGTTCTCGGCTTAAAGAAGACGCCGTTCCGCATCGAGTGCGTGGATATTTCGCATTTGTCCGGTACGAATACGGTTGCAAGCCTTGTGGCGTTCAAGAATGGTCGCCCCGACAAGAGCAATTACCGCAAGTTTATCATCAAGACTGTAACAGGTGTCGATGACTTTGCGAGCATGCGCGAAGTGATGACGCGCCGTATCCGCCGTCTGGAAGAAGAAGGTATCCCGATGCCTGATTTGTGGGTGTGCGATGGCGGTAAAGGTCAAGTCGATGCCACGATGCAGATTTTGAAGGAACTCGGTCACGATAAGGATTTGCCGCTGATCGGGCTTGCAAAACGCCTCGAAGAAATCGTGTTCCCCGATGACCGCAAAAGCATTGTGTTACATCGTACAAGTCCCGCGCTAAAGCTTTTGCAGAACGCCCGCGACGAGGCGCACCGATTTGCTATTACATATCAGCGCAGCAAGCGCAAAAAAGATCTTGAAGTCGAATGGCTCAAGATGCCGGGTGTGGGTCACGAAACCCGCATCAAGATTCTGAGCAAGTACAAGAGCGCCGAGGCGTTTATGGACGCCCCGCTCGAAGACATCATCGATTTGCTTGGAAAAGTCCGCGGCGCAAAACTCCGCGAACAAGTCGCTGAATACTGCGCCGCCGGTGACCCCGCTGAAGAAGAACGCGCCTAA
- a CDS encoding ABC transporter ATP-binding protein translates to MSENVFEVDHLGLYYLGRFGDKTHAVTDVSFSMKQGEILGIAGESGCGKSTLVSGLMGMCIPPLYPETGDVRVKNGDKMESLMNRSIEDVRANVLAQQVSMIPQGAFNALNPVRKIKDIAADVLKAHLKPGEKLDAKQIYDRVYAHFDRIGMDTKRVLNSFPINLTAGERQRCVIAISTILLPKMVIADEPTSALDVSTQKEVIKMIFDLLDKGIFQSMIFITHELPLLYHVADNIAIMYAGEIVEKGTAEQVVKDPRHPYTQALMGAMLSTEASQRGRHPVAIEGAPPSLKNKIVGCRFAPRCSKACPDCKKNTQNLRIVGDRDVRCDYAK, encoded by the coding sequence ATGTCTGAAAATGTTTTTGAAGTTGACCACTTGGGTCTTTATTACCTCGGCCGTTTTGGAGACAAGACTCACGCTGTTACAGACGTGTCCTTCTCCATGAAGCAGGGGGAAATTCTCGGTATCGCCGGTGAATCTGGTTGCGGTAAGTCTACGCTCGTTTCTGGTCTCATGGGCATGTGCATCCCGCCGCTTTACCCGGAAACGGGTGACGTTCGCGTCAAGAACGGCGACAAGATGGAATCCCTCATGAACCGCAGCATCGAAGATGTTCGCGCGAATGTCCTCGCTCAGCAGGTCTCCATGATTCCGCAGGGCGCATTCAACGCATTGAACCCGGTTCGCAAGATCAAGGATATCGCCGCCGACGTGCTCAAGGCTCACTTGAAGCCGGGTGAGAAGCTTGATGCTAAGCAGATCTACGATCGTGTCTATGCTCACTTCGACCGTATCGGTATGGATACCAAGCGCGTGCTCAATTCCTTCCCGATCAACCTTACTGCAGGTGAACGCCAGCGTTGCGTGATTGCAATCTCTACGATTCTTCTCCCGAAGATGGTGATTGCTGACGAACCGACTTCTGCTTTGGACGTTTCCACGCAGAAGGAAGTGATCAAGATGATCTTCGACTTGCTCGACAAGGGCATCTTCCAATCGATGATCTTCATTACCCACGAACTTCCGCTCCTCTACCACGTGGCAGACAACATCGCCATTATGTATGCAGGCGAAATCGTGGAAAAGGGTACTGCAGAACAGGTCGTCAAGGACCCGCGTCATCCGTATACGCAGGCTTTGATGGGCGCTATGCTCAGTACCGAGGCAAGCCAGCGTGGCCGTCATCCGGTGGCTATCGAAGGTGCTCCTCCTAGCCTCAAGAACAAGATTGTGGGCTGCCGCTTCGCTCCGCGTTGCAGCAAGGCATGCCCGGACTGCAAGAAGAATACCCAGAATCTCCGCATTGTCGGCGATCGTGACGTGAGGTGCGATTATGCAAAGTGA
- a CDS encoding cellulase family glycosylhydrolase: MKLTKLLTSILAGAAISAFAADASTATPKKVGPVSYYGALHTSGSKIIGAKNNQQVMLRGVSLFWSDATGLSYYNPTVISWVVDNLKIDVFRYAMGIEYYDSNGGTKNKLDDQVSYTKSPEGQLSTIDRMVQAAIENDVYIVIDWHSHRAHLETNLAKDFFAKISQKYKDVPNIIYEIYNEPVSGSGGDWGAIKNYANSVVPAIRTNTQNLIIVGTPNWSQHPEQGARDPIQSTNIAYVLHFYASSHSKGSFGGYVSSALSAGYPVFISEWGTTNADGDGEPNSSATNEWTQFMDQNMIPNCNWSLRQQTSDVDQKSEKSAIFAGDKSLITAAALDAATFTSSGNIIKSYLTKNARSWADSLVKGKSGSCSFKATTAKQTDGKISGVLKSGCTYTSSNEKVASASGSDIVVGDYGFAILTGNDGSQSIVTVKQVAGQTITNLSDITCNFSGSCTAASKNGMSRDFDGDGTKDYLLTMDDKTNEGSKFTLTSLDPTTVSVSKNKCTNANCSNSQKNQQVWMLHFHKYGTAKVVASAPAITGFRAMQDTFEITYKKGSYNMNNKFKDQTIALGGTTTEGFPDALLGNAVTYTFNGQPTTPYLTKVGNAFVGGAQNAIFAITAHIAETADYEEFERTVTVIVGDAGTAVNLAEWIAYTNPIDAIKPANKIVNSFNARMDGSMLQFTTKNTGLVKVDIYDALGASVKQMSEVYGKGSHAIDLKGLPNGSYTLVVRQGSQKASIRWVNK; this comes from the coding sequence ATGAAATTGACAAAGCTTCTGACAAGCATCTTGGCAGGCGCGGCAATATCCGCCTTTGCAGCCGATGCATCGACAGCAACCCCCAAGAAAGTTGGGCCGGTCTCTTATTATGGCGCTCTCCATACAAGCGGCAGTAAGATCATTGGCGCCAAGAACAACCAGCAGGTCATGCTCCGCGGTGTGAGCCTTTTCTGGTCCGACGCAACGGGTCTTTCTTACTATAACCCAACCGTCATTTCATGGGTTGTAGACAATCTCAAAATTGACGTGTTCCGCTATGCCATGGGTATTGAATACTACGACTCCAATGGCGGCACCAAGAACAAGCTGGACGATCAGGTTTCTTATACGAAGTCCCCGGAAGGCCAGCTCTCCACCATCGACAGAATGGTCCAGGCTGCTATCGAAAACGACGTCTATATCGTCATCGACTGGCATAGCCACAGAGCTCACCTCGAAACAAACCTCGCCAAGGACTTCTTCGCCAAGATTTCCCAGAAATACAAAGATGTCCCGAACATCATCTACGAAATCTACAACGAACCGGTCAGCGGTAGCGGTGGCGACTGGGGTGCCATCAAGAACTACGCCAACTCCGTCGTGCCGGCTATCCGTACCAACACGCAAAACTTGATCATCGTCGGTACGCCGAACTGGTCCCAGCATCCGGAACAGGGCGCAAGAGACCCGATCCAATCCACGAACATTGCTTACGTTTTGCACTTCTACGCCTCCAGCCACTCCAAGGGTAGCTTCGGCGGTTACGTCTCTAGCGCACTCAGCGCCGGTTATCCGGTGTTCATCTCTGAATGGGGTACCACCAACGCTGACGGTGACGGCGAACCGAACTCCAGCGCAACAAACGAATGGACTCAGTTCATGGACCAGAACATGATTCCGAACTGCAACTGGAGCTTGCGTCAGCAGACTTCCGATGTGGACCAGAAGAGTGAAAAGTCCGCCATCTTCGCTGGCGACAAGTCCCTCATCACGGCCGCAGCCCTCGATGCAGCAACTTTCACCTCCTCGGGTAATATCATCAAGAGCTACCTCACCAAGAACGCACGTTCCTGGGCAGACTCCCTCGTCAAGGGCAAGAGCGGCAGCTGCTCCTTCAAGGCTACAACAGCCAAGCAGACTGACGGCAAGATTTCTGGAGTCCTCAAGTCCGGTTGTACTTACACCTCCAGCAACGAAAAGGTTGCTTCCGCTTCTGGCAGCGACATCGTCGTGGGCGACTATGGTTTCGCCATCCTCACTGGTAATGACGGTTCTCAGTCTATCGTGACGGTCAAGCAAGTTGCAGGCCAGACCATCACGAACCTCTCTGATATCACTTGCAATTTCTCCGGTAGCTGCACGGCCGCCTCCAAGAACGGCATGTCTCGCGACTTTGACGGTGACGGTACCAAGGACTACCTCCTCACCATGGACGACAAGACCAATGAAGGCTCCAAGTTCACCCTCACTTCTCTTGACCCGACAACCGTTTCTGTAAGCAAGAACAAGTGCACTAACGCCAACTGCTCCAACTCTCAGAAGAATCAGCAAGTTTGGATGTTGCACTTCCACAAGTACGGCACAGCCAAGGTCGTTGCATCTGCACCGGCAATTACAGGCTTCCGCGCCATGCAGGACACCTTCGAAATCACTTACAAGAAGGGTTCCTACAACATGAACAACAAGTTCAAGGATCAGACCATCGCTCTTGGCGGAACCACTACAGAAGGATTCCCGGATGCATTGCTCGGCAACGCCGTTACCTACACGTTCAACGGCCAGCCCACCACGCCTTACTTGACCAAGGTCGGCAACGCCTTCGTCGGTGGCGCCCAGAACGCAATCTTCGCTATTACGGCCCACATTGCAGAAACTGCCGACTACGAAGAATTCGAAAGAACTGTAACGGTTATCGTTGGCGACGCAGGCACGGCAGTCAACTTGGCCGAATGGATTGCATACACCAACCCGATCGACGCCATCAAGCCGGCTAACAAGATTGTAAACAGCTTCAACGCCCGCATGGACGGTTCGATGCTCCAGTTCACGACCAAGAACACTGGCCTCGTGAAAGTTGACATCTATGACGCTCTCGGCGCAAGCGTGAAGCAGATGTCCGAAGTCTACGGCAAGGGCAGCCACGCTATCGACCTCAAGGGTCTCCCGAACGGCTCCTACACGCTCGTTGTCCGCCAGGGCAGCCAGAAGGCCTCCATCCGCTGGGTGAACAAGTAA
- a CDS encoding ABC transporter substrate-binding protein produces the protein MIGLKSIARTALVLSATGALFGCGSSSQDELASGSLPRQETLYLSGQQNDAPGTFNPLAESWMTTWPVSGRFNLMYEPLLTYNSLTGEIESLLGSLVSKNNDSIVVDLNPAAKWSDGEKVTSRDVKFIYTMGSINTSEQISAIHVDTVKSEPAGEVERVAFLINKKQRNNPLSVMDLLQAIRIVPAHVFEPLIEKLGSKDEVKKLPMDQNPVVSGPYALRSADPNKIILERRDDYWGNAALHNGQLPAPKYIVHPIYKNNEHNTIAMRSGNLDASQSYIPRINRKAGAGVHTWLNEPPYFLPGAMPMLIINTMKEPLNDKRFRRALATAIDYMALRKFAVSDYTDQIKPGLIMPTNLEGKYISDEDLAKYGVKLTITDEKERVETVKQMLSEAGYKSVWNDDGTLDHMENAKGEKIPTMYITSPNGWIDWEAMVTIAVEGMRKAGIDIREGFVDGGSYWPAMGLGNFDLIMHKPVADVTPSLPWSRFNEIMASRDWQPLGSWAGVNIGRYNQPGTEGFRPEVDKLLSAIPLMKNADSIATAYRELNKIFMEDQPSIPLVYLPEQFYEFSDRVWTNWPTEKNPYAPAQLPWVASGTKTLWNLKLAK, from the coding sequence ATGATTGGATTGAAATCGATTGCTAGAACGGCCTTGGTGCTTTCGGCAACTGGCGCACTTTTTGGGTGCGGTAGCTCATCGCAAGACGAGCTTGCCAGCGGTTCCTTGCCGCGTCAGGAAACGCTCTATTTGTCTGGGCAGCAGAATGATGCTCCTGGTACGTTCAACCCCCTTGCAGAAAGCTGGATGACAACCTGGCCTGTGAGTGGTCGTTTCAACTTGATGTACGAACCGCTTCTCACCTACAACTCTTTGACGGGTGAAATTGAATCCCTCCTCGGCTCGCTCGTGAGCAAGAACAACGACTCTATCGTCGTCGACTTGAACCCGGCCGCAAAGTGGAGCGATGGTGAAAAGGTTACTTCTCGTGACGTGAAGTTCATCTACACGATGGGTTCCATCAACACTAGCGAACAGATTTCCGCAATCCACGTTGATACCGTTAAATCCGAACCGGCAGGTGAGGTGGAACGAGTTGCTTTCCTTATCAACAAGAAGCAGCGTAACAACCCGCTTTCTGTGATGGACTTGTTGCAGGCCATCCGTATTGTCCCGGCTCACGTGTTTGAACCGCTCATCGAAAAGCTTGGCTCCAAGGACGAAGTGAAGAAACTCCCGATGGACCAGAATCCGGTTGTTTCCGGCCCGTACGCTCTCCGCAGTGCCGACCCGAACAAGATTATTCTTGAACGCCGTGACGACTACTGGGGCAATGCCGCTCTCCACAATGGTCAGCTCCCTGCTCCGAAGTATATCGTTCATCCGATTTACAAGAACAACGAACACAACACCATCGCTATGCGTAGCGGCAACCTCGACGCATCCCAGAGCTACATCCCGCGTATCAACCGCAAGGCTGGCGCTGGCGTACATACATGGCTCAATGAACCGCCGTATTTCTTGCCGGGTGCAATGCCGATGCTCATCATCAACACGATGAAGGAACCGCTTAACGACAAGCGCTTCCGCCGTGCTCTTGCAACTGCTATTGACTACATGGCTCTCCGCAAGTTCGCTGTGTCCGACTACACGGACCAGATCAAGCCGGGCCTCATCATGCCGACTAACCTCGAAGGCAAGTACATCAGCGACGAAGACCTCGCTAAGTATGGTGTCAAGCTCACCATCACGGACGAAAAGGAACGCGTCGAAACGGTGAAGCAGATGCTTTCTGAAGCTGGCTACAAGTCTGTCTGGAATGACGACGGTACGCTCGACCACATGGAAAACGCCAAGGGCGAAAAGATTCCGACGATGTACATCACGAGCCCGAACGGCTGGATCGACTGGGAAGCTATGGTGACCATCGCTGTCGAAGGTATGCGCAAGGCTGGTATCGATATTCGTGAAGGCTTCGTGGATGGCGGTTCTTACTGGCCGGCCATGGGTCTCGGTAACTTCGACCTCATCATGCACAAGCCTGTTGCTGACGTGACTCCGTCTCTCCCGTGGAGCCGCTTCAACGAAATCATGGCAAGCCGCGACTGGCAGCCGCTTGGTTCTTGGGCAGGTGTGAACATCGGCCGCTACAACCAGCCGGGTACCGAAGGTTTCCGTCCGGAAGTCGACAAGCTTCTCTCTGCAATTCCGCTCATGAAGAATGCTGATTCCATCGCAACCGCTTACCGCGAACTCAACAAGATCTTCATGGAAGACCAGCCGTCCATTCCGCTGGTTTACTTGCCGGAACAGTTCTACGAATTCAGCGACCGCGTCTGGACGAACTGGCCGACCGAAAAGAACCCGTACGCTCCTGCTCAGCTTCCGTGGGTGGCCTCGGGTACCAAGACCCTTTGGAATTTGAAGCTTGCTAAATAA
- a CDS encoding ABC transporter permease, which produces MGKLLRNLLKSPMFVIGVSIFVLTLLIAIFGPLFYNVDTHARDIVAGPYAGSSSAHWLGTDHLGRDYVSLLIAGLRSSLYVGFVAGIIATTIGVLIGLFGGFRGGWVDEVLNMLTNIFIVIPQFVILVLISSAVKDGRSLTLIGLIIGLTAWSWSARAVRAQASSLRSRDHIALARLNGASTLTIVIKHVLPYLLSYVFMVFIMQVSSGILSEASISMIGLGPVDSTSFGIILNQAKDNGALSDSIWIAFIPATIVVTLTVFALYLINTSMEGVFNPRLRK; this is translated from the coding sequence ATGGGTAAGCTTTTAAGAAACCTTCTCAAGTCCCCGATGTTCGTGATTGGCGTGTCCATCTTTGTGCTCACGCTCCTCATCGCCATCTTTGGACCTCTTTTCTACAACGTAGATACTCACGCTCGTGACATCGTCGCTGGCCCGTATGCAGGTTCTAGCTCTGCTCACTGGCTCGGCACGGACCACCTCGGCCGTGACTACGTGTCCCTCTTGATCGCCGGTCTCCGCAGCTCCCTCTATGTGGGCTTCGTTGCAGGTATCATTGCTACGACTATCGGTGTGCTTATCGGCTTGTTCGGCGGTTTCCGCGGTGGCTGGGTTGATGAAGTATTGAACATGCTCACCAACATCTTCATCGTTATCCCGCAGTTCGTGATTCTCGTTCTTATCAGCTCCGCTGTTAAGGATGGCCGTTCCCTCACCTTGATTGGTCTCATCATCGGTCTTACCGCTTGGAGCTGGTCTGCCCGTGCCGTTCGTGCTCAGGCTTCTTCTCTCCGTAGCCGCGACCACATTGCCCTTGCCCGCCTCAACGGTGCATCGACTCTCACGATTGTGATCAAGCATGTGCTTCCGTACTTGCTCTCGTACGTGTTCATGGTGTTCATCATGCAGGTGTCTTCCGGTATTCTTTCCGAAGCATCCATCTCCATGATCGGTCTTGGCCCTGTCGATTCCACTAGCTTCGGCATCATCTTGAACCAGGCTAAGGATAACGGTGCTCTCTCCGACTCCATCTGGATTGCATTCATCCCGGCAACGATCGTCGTTACCCTCACGGTGTTTGCTCTGTACTTGATTAACACTTCTATGGAAGGCGTCTTCAACCCGCGTCTGCGCAAGTAA
- a CDS encoding ABC transporter permease, translating into MLRYVLQKAFWYLLTFVCAVALNFALPRLGDNNPVDIIMGQAGKGLSPTEAQKKKAELLVSFGMAELDKNGNVIYEPETDANGNVVMQKVPQLDENGQPVVNVVKVVDEAGNPVMVERQKLDEAGNPVFVEKAPADHKGKKGKKAKKAKKVKAKKGKAAKAVAAAAVEKIPVMEKVQAERIDTVMVDQPVLKTDPKLASAVSQFFRYVGNVFHGDLGLSYQNNEPVTNVIKKSLPWTLAIQAPTILLGWIVGNLLGAFAAYKRGIFDKVFFPCAMFLNGVPFFVFGMLLVAFFSITLGWFPAMGAYSPDIPELTFSWSCFKSVSWYYVLPFFSVFPILLSGQATGMRSMSIYELGTDYMKYAKWLGLREGKIISYVFRNAMLPQLTGLAQSLGAMVGGALITEMIFSYPGLGMAMLNAIQKNDYATIQGCTLMISTCVLVANFAVDVLIAVFDPRVKAGLQMGGK; encoded by the coding sequence ATGCTACGTTATGTCCTGCAGAAGGCGTTCTGGTACTTGTTGACCTTCGTCTGTGCAGTGGCACTCAACTTCGCGTTGCCGCGTCTCGGCGACAACAACCCGGTTGACATCATCATGGGTCAAGCCGGTAAGGGCCTTTCTCCGACTGAAGCTCAGAAGAAAAAGGCTGAACTCCTCGTCTCTTTCGGCATGGCTGAATTGGACAAAAATGGTAACGTTATCTATGAACCGGAAACTGACGCCAACGGCAACGTTGTCATGCAGAAGGTTCCGCAGCTTGACGAAAACGGCCAGCCGGTCGTGAACGTCGTGAAGGTTGTTGACGAAGCCGGCAATCCGGTGATGGTCGAACGCCAGAAGCTCGATGAAGCTGGCAACCCGGTCTTTGTTGAAAAGGCTCCTGCCGATCACAAGGGCAAGAAGGGCAAGAAAGCTAAGAAGGCTAAGAAGGTCAAGGCCAAGAAGGGCAAGGCTGCTAAGGCTGTCGCTGCAGCTGCTGTCGAAAAGATTCCGGTCATGGAAAAGGTTCAGGCCGAACGCATCGATACCGTCATGGTTGATCAGCCGGTCTTGAAGACCGATCCGAAGCTTGCTTCTGCAGTTTCTCAGTTCTTCCGCTATGTGGGCAACGTGTTCCACGGCGACCTCGGTCTCTCTTACCAGAACAACGAACCGGTGACGAACGTTATCAAGAAGTCCCTCCCGTGGACGCTCGCTATCCAGGCTCCGACGATTCTTCTCGGCTGGATCGTGGGAAACCTTCTCGGTGCCTTCGCTGCTTACAAGCGCGGCATTTTCGACAAGGTATTCTTCCCGTGCGCCATGTTCCTCAACGGTGTGCCGTTCTTCGTGTTCGGTATGCTCCTCGTGGCATTCTTCTCCATCACGCTTGGCTGGTTCCCGGCTATGGGCGCTTACAGCCCGGACATTCCGGAACTCACGTTCAGCTGGTCCTGCTTCAAGAGCGTCAGCTGGTACTACGTGCTCCCGTTCTTCTCTGTGTTCCCGATTCTTCTTTCTGGTCAGGCAACGGGTATGCGTTCCATGTCCATTTACGAACTCGGTACAGACTACATGAAGTATGCTAAGTGGCTCGGCCTCCGCGAAGGCAAGATTATTAGCTATGTGTTCCGCAACGCTATGCTCCCGCAGCTCACTGGTCTTGCCCAGAGCCTCGGTGCCATGGTGGGTGGCGCTCTCATTACCGAAATGATCTTCTCTTATCCGGGTCTCGGTATGGCAATGCTCAATGCCATTCAGAAGAACGACTACGCAACGATCCAGGGTTGCACCTTGATGATTTCTACCTGCGTTCTCGTTGCAAACTTTGCAGTTGACGTTTTGATCGCTGTCTTTGACCCGCGTGTCAAGGCCGGTCTCCAGATGGGAGGTAAGTAA